One stretch of Clupea harengus chromosome 2, Ch_v2.0.2, whole genome shotgun sequence DNA includes these proteins:
- the tent5c gene encoding terminal nucleotidyltransferase 5C, whose translation MAEANKSGEEGSSSSSNPSHSVLTCEQVSRLHEVLTEVVPVHGRGNFPTLEVCLKDIIQMVRSRLEARGIRVKDVRLNGSTASHVLVQDVGWSYKDLDVIFRVDLPRDSEYQLVKEVVLGTLLDFLPEGVNKEKITPMTLKEAYVQKLVKVATEQDRWSLISLSNNNGRNVELKFVDFIRRQFEFSVDSFQIVLDSLLAGYELSPDSPVAQPFHPTVVGESVYGDFEAALGHLRNKMIATKRPEEIRGGGLLKYCNLLVRDFRPTDEEEFKGLERYMCSRFFIDFPDLGEQQRKLEAYLQSHFVGEEKSKYDYLMILRRVVNESTVCLMGHERRQTLNLISLIAFRALAEQNAIPDASSVTCYYQPAPYVRDANFSNYYVASCNQSIPTWLPCN comes from the coding sequence ATGGCAGAAGCGAACAAAAGCGGGGAAGaaggcagcagtagcagcagcaaccCCTCACACAGTGTGCTCACATGTGAACAGGTGAGCCGCCTGCACGAGGTGCTGACGGAGGTGGTCCCTGTGCATGGCCGGGGCAACTTCCCCACGCTGGAGGTGTGTCTCAAGGACATCATCCAGATGGTGCGTTCACGCCTGGAGGCGCGCGGTATCCGCGTGAAGGACGTGCGGCTAAACGGCTCCACGGCCAGCCACGTGCTGGTGCAAGACGTCGGCTGGAGCTACAAGGACCTGGACGTGATCTTCCGGGTGGACCTGCCACGTGACTCCGAGTACCAGCTGGTCAAGGAGGTGGTGCTGGGCACGCTGCTGGACTTCCTGCCCGAGGGCGTCAACAAGGAGAAGATCACGCCCATGACGCTGAAGGAGGCGTACGTGCAGAAGCTGGTCAAGGTGGCCACGGAGCAGGACCGCTGGAGCCTGATCTCGCTGTCCAACAACAACGGGCGCAACGTGGAGCTCAAGTTCGTGGACTTCATCCGCCGGCAGTTCGAGTTCAGCGTGGACTCCTTCCAGATCGTGCTGGACTCGCTGCTGGCCGGCTACGAGCTGTCGCCCGACAGCCCCGTGGCCCAGCCCTTCCACCCGACGGTGGTGGGCGAGAGCGTTTACGGGGACTTCGAGGCGGCGCTGGGCCACCTGCGCAACAAGATGATCGCCACCAAGCGGCCAGAGGAGATCCGTGGCGGCGGCCTGCTCAAGTACTGCAACCTGTTGGTGCGTGACTTCCGGCCCACCGACGAGGAGGAGTTCAAGGGCCTGGAGCGCTACATGTGCTCCCGCTTCTTCATCGACTTCCCAGACCTGGGCGAGCAGCAGCGCAAACTGGAGGCCTACCTGCAGAGCCACTTTGTCGGCGAGGAGAAGAGCAAGTACGACTACCTCATGATCCTGCGTCGCGTGGTCAACGAGAGCACCGTGTGCCTGATGGGCCACGAGCGCCGCCAAACGCTCAACCTCATCTCGCTCATCGCCTTCCGGGCGCTGGCCGAGCAGAACGCCATCCCAGACGCGTCCAGCGTCACCTGCTACTACCAGCCGGCGCCCTACGTGCGGGATGCCAACTTCAGCAACTACTACGTGGCCTCGTGCAACCAGTCCATTCCCACATGGCTGCCATGCAACTGA